GTGAGTCTCACTCCACGTGTGCAGGGCCTGTGATTCTCACACCGCGTGTGCAGGGCCTGTGAGTCTCACACCACGTGTGCAGGGCCTTTCATTCTCACACCGCGTGTGCAGGGCCTGTGAGTCTCACACCACGTGTGCAGGGCCTGTCATTCTCACACTGCGTGTGCAGGGCCTGTGATTCTCACACCGCGTGTGCAGGGCCTGTGAGTCTCACACCACGTGTGTAGGGCCTGTCATTCTCACACTGCGTGTGCAGGGCCTGTGATTCTCACACTGCGTGTGCAGGGTGTATGATTCTCACACCGCATGTGTAGGGCCTGTGATTCCCACACTGTGTGTGTAGAGCCTGTCGTTCTTACACTGTGCAAAACTCTTTGGGTTCTGTGGAGCCTGAGGGCTTGTGGAGCTCTCAGAGTGAGTAGATCCTTGTGCCCCCTTCATCTCCCCTTCGGTGAGTTGCTGCTCTGATGGCACCCTCTTTGTATCCTGGGCTTCTGAGAAAGGCTTCCTCTGAAAAAAAGACTTTTGCCATTAAACAAGTTCAAAAACTGCTCTTTGCGTTCAACTGCTTCATCATATAGATAAACCAACTGAGGTCCTGAAAGACAaaatgactttcccaaggtcatacAGATGTTTTTGgtcaaaacaagacaaaatccAACTGTTCTGACCACAGTTCAAAGAGGTTTCCAACACCCTCACTCCATCTCTTTGAGATTTGGTTTCCTAGAAGTtcttaaagatgtttcttttGAAGAGCAGACTCTGCTTTTCTGCAGACGTTCCTAGGCTTTTCTCACAAATTCCTCCTAGAGGACAAGAAGTGAACATGGTGCTTGTCATCCACTGGTGGGAAAACAGAGGACAGCAGAGCCACCTGGAGATCGTCTGCTCAGATGGGGCCCAGGAGACTCAGATGCCTGTCCTCCTGGTGCCCGTGACTCCCTGATGTTACACAAGTCCCACAACCGCCAGGAGATGCGAACACCAGGTCACAGATGTCCACAGCCCGTGAGGGGAGACCTTCAGGAGAATTCTCCGCAGGAGCCTGAGTCTCCCCAAACCACTGCGTCATGATTCTTCCTTCTCTCAGGAAACCGGTGATGACTAACAAGCCGAGATTGTGGGTCCTTTCCAAGAGAGGAGCACCATCTCTGCATCAAGAAAGGAGAAGCTGTAACATCACCATACTCCCTGGTGGAAAGCTGCTTCCTCCCTTTAGGAATCATCCACGTTGGCTCTTTTGATAAAGCCTCTGTCAGTGAATTAAAGAGTAGCTTATCCCTATGggtgagtaaaataaaataaagttacacTGGTGTCACCCGCCGCCCAGCCCATCTCCTGGCCGCTGGTCCCGGCTGCGCCGCTCCCACCGACCCTCTCCCGCCGCCACCGCTGCCGCCAAAATGTCTGCAGGTGGGTCTGTAGGTTCAAGCTCTGCCTCTGGCAGTAATCGAAGACTTCAGCAGACACAAAATCAAGTCGATGAGGTGGCGGATATCATGAGAGTCAATGTGGATAAAGTGTTAGAGAGAGATCAGAAGCTGTCAGAGTTAGATGACCGCGCAGATGCACTGCAGGCAGGAGCTTCCCAATTTGAAACAAGTGCTGCCAAGTTGAAGAGAAAATATTGGTGGAAGAATTGCAAGATGTGGGCAATTGGAATTACTGTTATtgttgttatcatcatcatcatcgtcgtGTGGAGTTTTTCATGAATAACCAGAGAAAACTCAAGCCTTCTGTTCAAGAAACCCCTTCAAGACTTTTAACTCAGAACCTGCTATATTATGAAGCCCATCTACTGTTATATCTAAAATGATGTTTCTGTTGTTAGTTAATGTCAAGTTTGATTTCTAGGAAATGCGcctttgtctttttaatatgCACTCAAACTAGAAGTATAGTCAGCTCAGCTCACATTTTGCACAGTGCCTTTACAAATTTACAAATGGGCTGATGAAGACTTCTTGAGTTCCAGAGTGTTGTAATCTAGAAGTAATATTGTCACTGACTAATTGCTATTGATTCCAGTTGAGGGAGTTTGTTCCAAGTTAGCTGTCTTCTTCATACGCATTTTATCTGCAAAACCATATTTTAAACCTTTGGGTAATTATATTTTCAACTTGTGCCTTCCGGAAAGAACACTACTGCTTAGCATAAATTTGTAACAGTAACAGACTGTgccttattttgatatttttctgatTCCCTATAAGAGAACCTGCTACTGTTTGTAAGCACTACTGACTCTTTCACTGTGTGTAAAATAAGAGGCTGGTAGAGACATTTTGCCCTTTAGGTATGAAGATGTTTACTTTGTTATTGTTATATATCACTTtctaaaaatattactttaatcAGACATAATAACCcctttaaaaatactgtttttatgGAACTATGGCTACGACCAAAGTTTCTGTTTTGCCAAAAAGTTAAATCCCAGCAAAATGTCCTATAAGTCTGTCACAGACagataaattcagaaaagtgCCAAATGGAACTCAAGGGGCCCTTCAGAATTAAAATTGTAATATTGCCTGTGAACTTTCTACTTGCTGGTAGGCCTTTCGTGCCTTTGAAATGCTGCAGGAGGTGCAGCTGCCTTTCCAGTGCAGTGTTTTCCCCAGGAATGAGGGAAGGTTTGAGCTAGATTCTGACCATCTCATACCTAGAGATAAGGAGGTTTACTCAGCCATGTGCAGATTATCGGCTGTAGACTCCAATAATTATGTGAGAAACAATTTGTAGCCTTCAGGCAAGACCACTTGTGAATTTGGTCATAATCTGGCCCCGTCCTCAGAGACTACAGCATTTTGGAGTGTGTTTCTTATGTTTACTCCATAGTCCACTTCCCAAATCAGTCTTCTAAATTTGCTTTCAATTAGACATTGGTCAGGACTGGGTGACTCTTCCCAGAGGATAGCTAACCAAAGacactttctttcttcagtgtcaCAAACTGCATGTACAGGATACTGCTTTGGAAATAGCTGTTGCTGTCTGCGAGACTTGTGTACTGTGAGACTTTCAATATCAGGGTGTGTGACTTAGAGACCCAAGTCCAGGTACAAGTGAAAACAGGCAAGTGGGCACTAAGGGAGAAACAAAAAAGCCTTCTCACATCTGGCCCATTGTTAGCAGAATGTTCTAAGATTCTTGTTCACAATCTCTTACATAACTTACAAAGGAGGAACAGCTGAGGTGCACCTGGActctggttctgtttctttatatcAGTTCCCCTAATGTCACTGAAATGATTGTTGGAGACATGCCTTGCAGTATGTCCAACTGTACGAAGACAGACATCGGCGCCGGGGCATTAGCCCACCTTCCACCCAGGGTGTCTGGCCGATCTGACACTGAGACCTCAGTGCTGTCTCCTTGGCCTCAGTGCTCAGTCCCGGGTAACCCACTGGCTCCCTCGCTAACCCAGGAAGACCTCACTTATAGCTGTACATTTTGCTGGGAACTTGCCCGCTAGAATGGACTGAATAAAGTGtttgtaaacagaaaaaataaataaataaaaataataaaataaaataaagttacagtGAGATGTTAGTAAGGACCAGAATAGTCCTTAGTAAAGGTTGCAATACCTGCACGTCCCCCCACACTCTCCCCCATACATCCTTTTGCTAGATGAGGCACTGGTTGTTCTTACCAGGTCTTGGCTGAGACATGCCAAAAAATCCTCTGTGTCTGCCCGCATCCCTAAGGGATCAGGGCCAGCTCTGGGCTCCAGGATTGCGCGGATGTGAAGAATTCCACACTTGGCAGTGAAACTGGCAAATTATTATCTGGTAGAACTTGGCATTGCCtttaataggggaaaaaatggaacctGAAGCACATTAGCTGCTCTATGTCCTTTGGTGTCCTGCAATTTCCATCTCATTGGAATAAAATGAACCAAAGTACCCATCTGGTATAAGAAAGTGAGGTTGTCCCAAGTCTGTTGAACCCCAAAACACATCTGATTGGGTATACCGACTCAGGCCTAGATGAATGGATGCCTCATcaattgaggaaagaaaaaaataaaaaaaaccaacaatggCTCCCAGTGCAGAGACATGTGTAAAGAACTACAAAAAAAAGCCCTCAGCTTAGCCAAAAAATTGCTGATCTCATTGACATGCAGTGGCTGAGCAGATTCCGGCAAGACTGGCCTCTATACCCCGCACCAGCGCCAGAAGTTCATACACGCAACCTCCTGAGTTCAAAGCAATGGAAACAGCATGCGCTTGGATCCTGGCCTGAGTTCAAATACTGGCTATTTTGCTACATAGCTATGAAACTCAATCTCTCTGATCCTCAGcttacttatctgtaaaatggggataaattatttatctgtaaaataaatctGTAAGTCtgttaaataaaaaagatggggataaatctttaaaatgggcCTTTCTCATTGACgtgaacagaaaaatattcagcaTCTGGTGTTCAGACTGTGAAGAGCCTACTATAATTTTCAGCATTGGAGACAGTTCTGCCCATTTGCCCACTGATGAATCTAGTAAGGCCTCTACACACAAAGGCACGCAGCTAATTCTGCCGAGTAGCTGGATATTTGATTGAGTTTAAAGCTTCATGGACCTCAAAAGAGCAGAAAGACTACTTTTTCCATGGCTTAGAAAGACTGGAGGGCAGGATTCAGACAGGACATTCAAATGCCTAACACCCCTCCATTGCAGGCTATGCATTTTATGCGGCATATTTAGTGTCTCAGAGCCCCTGTGGCAGCACTTCCCGAGAAGCTTACTTCTGTTGACTGAGGAACTCGAAGGAGGGTCCTTTGAAACACCTATCAGCCTGCAGCCCACCGTCAGCGAGCAATGTTCCCTGAAGTTATAGGAGAGCATCCACAGCTCCAAATCCCTCACTAAACAGGAGGGGAGAGGCCCACAAAGAGAGACATTTCTCTCTGAAATGGAAATCATGTCTCCCCCATTCTAATTAAGCCACAGATAGAGTCTATTCCTACATGTGTTGGTGGTCTTTGCAGCATAGCTTAAAGGCTGCTGAGAGAGTAATAAACCATAGTTAATCTCCCACTGTCATGGCGACTTAAACCTGGCAAAATCCAACATGCCTAGATATGGGCTGCAAGAGGCAGCTGCTTGCATGGCACCATCTGAGAAAAGCCAAAAGGCTGGCGTGCCCTGAGATCTCACCTTCCACATTTTTGGTCTGCTTCATCTCCAAGAGACCTATGTTAGAACGCATGTAGATTGCCAGGGAAGGATACTGGCCATGATCACTAATTAGCACCTTTGCACCACCAGTTCTCCCTAACTAGACGAGAGCAGTTACCCAGGGAACAGGACAAGGGCACTTCTGGACAGTGGTGGGAACATCAGGGAAAGGTGCTACGATGGGGGTCTCCCTGGAAGCCCCAGGTCTAGGTGGGATGCCAGAACAAGTCCACACCCCGCCCCGTGACTCAGCCCCGCTTCAAATCCAGGCTCCTCCACTCCCCACTAGCTATGTGAAATTGAAAAATTAACCTCTGTGGGGCAGATTGAATCTGGCGCCCCAATTAAGACATCTTCTTAATCCTaaaatgcattcctgtgggtgtgaacccactgtgagCAGGAGCTCTCAAAGGTGTCGTTTTTCGTGGCAGCGTGGCCCATCTGAGtgagggtgggccttcacccATACTACTGGAGGCCGTACGGAGAGGATAATCCGGAATCCAGGGGTTAGAGAAGCCCATAGGAAGGAAGCACTTCAACAAGGAGCTGGAAGCACTTCAACAAGGTAGCTCCCCGTAGACCTCCCCAGCAATACCGTCCCTCTTCTTCCAGTGGCCGTCCAGGCCACACCTATGGGTCACTTCACCTGCAGCATCTTGGGGACGAGCTCAAGACCAGACGCCCATTTGCCGTTGGCCCCGGGTCAGGCCCTGGCAGTGCCATCCCAGGCCACATGTCAcagttaatttttatgtcttttcctGCCTTGAGGACCATCAAGAAGGCAACTAGGAAGGCTCCTAAAGTGCAAAAACTTTTGGTAAAATTGTGCTAAGTTCATAATTACTTTTATGCTTAATTGCAAGAGAATTCACCACCTCTAAAGCAATGGTGAGCCATTAGTTTTCTATTTCAGTGTGACAATGTGGAAGGTTGTCATATCGACACTCTCTGTGATGCCCCCACTCCCCAAACACTGTGGCTGGCACGAGGAAACCAGAGAGGCCTTAGCTAATACACCCTCTCGGGGCTTAGAGCTTAGATGAGGGAATGGAGATGCTGTGAAAAGGTGCCAAAGGGGAACTTAAGTCACAAGTGGGAAGTGCAGATGGTAAGACCGGCAGAAGGCTGGCATACGCCCTCAGGGACCTAGAGCTGGAGGAAATCAGGTGACTGAGAGGTGACCCATAAATCAAGACCGGATGGAGGGGACACAGAGGGAAAGGCTCCGAGGCAAGGAGACTTGACTATAATTGGATGGAGGGTGTTAATATCTGAGGAAAGAATGTGTCAATTTGAAGTGCTGGTGGGTTCCCAGAGAACGTCtaggaaaaaataagaatcagGAGATGTGGCAGCTGGAAATGCTGTGGCCTCCAAAGACAGGGCACCTGTGTCCCAGCGGGTGTCTGTGATGGTcc
This is a stretch of genomic DNA from Tamandua tetradactyla isolate mTamTet1 chromosome 4, mTamTet1.pri, whole genome shotgun sequence. It encodes these proteins:
- the LOC143679628 gene encoding vesicle-associated membrane protein 3, with product MSAGGSVGSSSASGSNRRLQQTQNQVDEVADIMRVNVDKVLERDQKLSELDDRADALQAGASQFETSAAKLKRKYWWKNCKMWAIGITVIVVIIIIIVVWSFS